Proteins found in one Polyodon spathula isolate WHYD16114869_AA chromosome 10, ASM1765450v1, whole genome shotgun sequence genomic segment:
- the LOC121321402 gene encoding protein Wnt-6-like: MLPLSRTQLALFFILLCPVNIIGLWWAVGSPLVMDPNSICRKTKRLAGKQAELCQTEPEIVSEVVKGAKLGVRECQFQLRFRRWNCTSHNKYFGKVLQQDIRETAFVYAITSAGVTHTVTQACSMGELLQCGCEAKRSRAPPLPTARPGTDGSKWEWGGCGDDVEFGYEKSKQFMDAKRKKGKSDIRTLIDLHNNEAGRLAVKNYMRTECKCHGLSGSCTLRTCWKKMPHFREVGDRLLERFNGASQVMGGNDGKTLIPVGQNIKPPDKQDLIYSAESPDFCLPNRKTGSLGTRGRMCNSTAMDISGCDLLCCDRGYRDETVVFEENCLCRFHWCCVVQCKQCSVRKELSLCL; encoded by the exons ATGCTGCCCCTCTCCAGAACCCAACTTGcgctttttttcattcttttgtgTCCAGTTAACATCATCGGACTTTGGTG ggCAGTGGGCAGCCCTCTGGTAATGGACCCCAACAGCATCTGCAGGAAGACGAAACGCTTGGCTGGGAAACAGGCTGAACTGTGCCAGACTGAACCAGAGATAGTCAGTGAGGTGGTGAAGGGGGCAAAGCTGGGGGTTCGGGAGTGCCAGTTCCAGCTTAGATTTAGAAGATGGAACTGCACCAGTCACAACAAATACTTTGGAAAAGTACTACAGCAAG ATATCCGGGAGACTGCTTTTGTCTATGCAATTACGTCTGCTGGAGTGACACACACAGTGACGCAAGCATGCAGTATGGGGGAACTTTTACAATGTGGCTGTGAGGCAAAACGGAGTCGGGCTCCTCCTCTCCCTACAGCCAGACCTGGGACTGATGGCTCTAAATGGGAGTGGGGAGGCTGTGGGGATGATGTGGAGTTTGGGTATGAAAAATCCAAGCAATTCATGGACGCAAAAAGGAAAAAGGGAAAAAGTGACATCAGAACTTTGATTGATCTTCACAATAATGAAGCCGGCCGACTG GCTGTGAAGAATTATATGAGAACTGAATGTAAATGTCACGGGCTGTCTGGTTCTTGCACTCTCAGAACTTGCTGGAAAAAGATGCCTCATTTTCGTGAGGTGGGTGATCGCCTCCTGGAAAGATTTAACGGAGCTTCTCAGGTGATGGGAGGCAATGATGGCAAAACCCTCATCCCCGTGGGGCAAAATATCAAACCACCAGACAAGCAAGATCTCATCTATTCAGCAGAATCTCCAGACTTTTGTTTGCCAAACAGAAAGACTGGCTCCCTGGGCaccagggggaggatgtgtaacagCACAGCCATGGACATCAGCGGATGTGACTTGCTTTGCTGTGATCGGGGCTACAGGGATGAGACTGTGGTCTTTGAAGAGAACTGCTTGTGCAGATTTCATTGGTGCTGCGTAGTGCAGTGCAAACAATGTTCCGTCAGAAAGGAATTGAGCTTGTGCTTATAA